In one window of Musa acuminata AAA Group cultivar baxijiao chromosome BXJ3-2, Cavendish_Baxijiao_AAA, whole genome shotgun sequence DNA:
- the LOC135631246 gene encoding large ribosomal subunit protein uL29-like: MARIKVHELRGKTKGELQNQLKDLKNELSLLRVAKVTGGAPNKLSKIKVVRLSIARVLTVISQTQKAKLREVYKKKKHIPLDLRPKKTRAIRRRLTKHQESLKTEREKKKEMYFPMRKYAIKA, from the exons ATGG CGAGGATTAAGGTCCACGAGCTTCGCGGGAAGACGAAGGGGGAGCTTCAGAACCAGCTGAAGGACCTCAAGAATGAGCTCTCCCTCCTCCGCGTCGCCAAGGTCACGGGCGGCGCCCCCAACAAGCTCTCCAAGAT AAAGGTGGTGAGGCTGTCGATCGCGCGGGTGCTGACAGTGATCTCGCAGACGCAGAAGGCGAAGCTGAGGGAGGTctacaagaagaagaagcacattcCGCTCGATCTCCGCCCCAAGAAGACTCGAGCCATCCGCCGCCGGCTAACCAAGCATCAG GAGTCACTGAAGACTGAGCgtgagaagaaaaaggagatgtACTTCCCAATGAGAAAGTATGCCATCAAAGCTTAG
- the LOC135631501 gene encoding protein SODIUM POTASSIUM ROOT DEFECTIVE 3-like yields MRRVNFSCVSPASAAICTSIDRRSMVRASTRRAIERHTPHLRDPRRAKSAFSSVTRTATEKKSPSQRRKSLDKPTDLISPPGSSRYLLNDDAFFDVFPIVDAAPPPLFSVERSQLEVIKKDVPAAVSTPSSAVPQNQVVHLRVSLHCKGCEGKVRKHISKMEGVTSFDIDFETKKVTVVGDVTPLGVLNSISKVKNAQFWPSPSS; encoded by the exons ATGAGAAGAGTTAACTTCTCCTGTGTATCACCAGCATCAGCGGCAATATGCACGAGTATAGATCGGCGGTCGATGGTTCGAGCGAGCACCAGAAGAGCCATCGAGCGCCACACGCCTCACCTGAGAGATCCACGGAGAGCAAAGTCTGCTTTCAGCTCGGTAACTCGCACTGCAACGGAGAAGAAGTCTCCCAGCCAAAGGAGGAAGAGCTTGGACAAACCAACCGATCTCATCAGTCCACCCGGCTCTTCTCGGTATTTGTTGAACGATGATGCCTTCTTCGATGTGTTCCCCATCGTGGATGCTGCGCCTCCTCCTCTTTTCTCCGTCGAGCGGTCACAGCTTGAGGTTATCAAGAAAGACGTACCTGCTGCTGTCTCAACTCCATCCTCTGCTGTGCCACAGAACCAG GTGGTGCATCTGAGGGTTTCCTTGCATTGCAAAGGCTGTGAAGGGAAGGTCAGGAAGCACATCTCCAAGATGGAAG GCGTGACATCGTTCGACATAGATTTCGAGACGAAGAAGGTGACGGTGGTCGGAGACGTGACCCCGTTGGGAGTCCTGAACAGCATCTCCAAGGTCAAGAATGCTCAGTTCTGGCCTTCGCCTTCATCGTAG
- the LOC103975407 gene encoding probable membrane-associated kinase regulator 4 — protein MARSLPPNDQLAEEDYIDMDFSSANFFCSSPPHPLIEFEFQMSANPQQSLPMSSPADELFYKGKLLPLHLPPRLQMVEELIQSAVTRTPSTAAATPYESCNASPAASRYVSGELNPEDYFHECSEELIESHPRKSWTRKLKFIKEAKAYFKSLFGKSRCPDEKCAASADRSPVYQKAAKKSPFGRIQIGSHTALHAMKCKEEEKMMEEANLDHRRSFSRANYSQSSTKSFSVSSSCTSSKSSSFSSVNSKESQGQPMLKRSSSVNSDIESSIQGAIAYCKKSQQKDSARKSASDAGFCLLSVSKIAPDSEHEKPGLCWE, from the coding sequence ATGGCAAGAAGCCTTCCTCCGAATGATCAGTTGGCAGAAGAAGACTACATTGACATGGACTTCAGCTCCGCCAACTTCTTCTGCTCTTCCCCTCCTCATCCTTTAATAGAATTCGAATTCCAGATGAGTGCCAATCCACAGCAGAGCCTGCCGATGTCCTCCCCTGCAGATGAGCTCTTCTACAAGGGAAAGCTACTGCCGCTCCACCTTCCGCCGCGCCTGCAAATGGTGGAAGAGCTCATCCAAAGTGCAGTCACAAGAACGCCGAGTACCGCCGCCGCAACTCCATACGAGTCATGCAACGCCTCGCCGGCCGCCTCTCGGTACGTGAGCGGAGAGCTCAACCCGGAGGACTACTTCCATGAGTGCTCGGAAGAGCTCATCGAATCGCACCCGAGGAAGTCATGGACCAGGAAGCTCAAGTTCATCAAGGAAGCCAAAGCTTATTTCAAATCTCTTTTCGGCAAGTCCCGGTGTCCGGATGAGAAATGTGCGGCCTCTGCAGACCGCTCACCTGTCTACCAAAAGGCAGCAAAGAAGAGCCCATTTGGGAGAATCCAAATTGGAAGTCACACAGCTTTGCACGCCATGAAgtgcaaagaagaagagaagatgatGGAAGAAGCGAACTTAGATCACAGGAGGTCTTTTTCGAGAGCAAATTACTCGCAATCATCAACTAAATCTTTCTCTGTTTCTTCATCATGCACGTCTTCTAAATCTTCTTCCTTCTCGAGTGTCAACTCCAAGGAATCTCAAGGACAACCGATGCTGAAAAGGAGTAGCAGTGTGAATTCAGATATAGAGAGCTCCATCCAAGGAGCAATCGCTTACTGTAAGAAGTCCCAACAGAAGGACTCTGCCAGAAAGAGTGCAAGTGATGCAGGATTCTGTCTTCTTTCTGTCTCTAAAATTGCTCCTGACAGTGAACATGAGAAGCCAGGACTCTGCTGGGAGTGA